One Methylophilus sp. TWE2 DNA segment encodes these proteins:
- a CDS encoding NTP transferase domain-containing protein translates to MLAASPVPSSTVGILLAGGFSRRFGPQNKLTQRLTDGEMIGIRSARTLIAALPVAIAVVRENDPDFTVSLAALGYHVVLCHMQHALMADSLKLGIQSAQAVFPHLTGLVIALADMPYIQVETIRQVTAGLAQASIVQPVMQGQPGHPVAFASRLIPELLAIEGDQGAREVLRAHQANILRLECQDPGILKDIDTPADLG, encoded by the coding sequence ATGCTAGCTGCCAGCCCTGTCCCCTCATCCACCGTAGGTATCCTGCTTGCAGGCGGTTTTTCACGCCGCTTTGGCCCCCAAAACAAGCTCACGCAACGCTTAACCGATGGCGAAATGATAGGAATACGCTCGGCGAGAACACTCATTGCTGCCTTGCCTGTGGCGATTGCTGTGGTACGTGAGAATGACCCCGATTTCACTGTAAGCCTGGCCGCCCTGGGTTACCATGTGGTGCTTTGCCACATGCAACATGCGCTGATGGCAGACAGCCTGAAACTGGGCATCCAGTCTGCGCAGGCTGTTTTTCCGCATCTGACAGGCCTGGTAATTGCGCTGGCGGACATGCCATACATTCAGGTGGAAACCATCAGGCAGGTGACCGCCGGACTGGCCCAGGCCAGCATTGTGCAGCCAGTCATGCAGGGACAACCTGGGCATCCGGTCGCCTTTGCTTCGCGCTTGATACCTGAATTACTGGCGATTGAAGGCGACCAGGGCGCACGTGAGGTATTACGTGCGCATCAAGCCAACATATTGCGGTTGGAATGCCAGGATCCCGGCATTTTAAAGGACATTGATACGCCTGCAGATTTAGGCTGA
- a CDS encoding PHB depolymerase family esterase codes for MLSKRLYYSLLLSLLCFPAYVLANLAAGDYEFAVNVNGDKRPYLVHIPTQSQADQALPMVLALHGGLGNMHVQASERFYHQVSAAEKYGYIVVFPNGYSRLPGGKFATWNAGLCCGPAVKKQSDDVAVIRAIIEDMQQRAQVDAKRIFVDGMSNGGMMSYRLACELSGTVSAIAAVAGTDNTQRCQPAKPVAVLHIHAKDDDHVPFEGGKGQQSMADMSFNSVPATIQKWVEINQANPQAERILEVPGAYCEIHRGGLAPVQLCVTETGGHSWPGGSKPRGGQARSSAISANDVIWQFFNGQGR; via the coding sequence ATGTTGTCTAAACGTTTATATTACAGCCTGTTGCTGAGTTTGCTCTGTTTTCCTGCGTATGTGCTGGCAAATCTGGCAGCAGGAGATTATGAGTTCGCCGTCAACGTCAATGGCGATAAACGTCCTTACCTGGTGCACATCCCCACGCAATCGCAAGCAGACCAGGCCTTGCCCATGGTATTGGCCTTGCATGGCGGACTGGGCAATATGCATGTACAGGCCAGCGAGCGGTTTTATCACCAAGTGTCTGCGGCAGAAAAATACGGTTATATCGTCGTTTTTCCCAACGGCTACAGCCGTTTGCCAGGTGGCAAGTTTGCCACTTGGAACGCAGGCCTTTGCTGTGGACCTGCCGTTAAGAAACAAAGCGATGATGTGGCGGTGATCCGTGCCATCATTGAGGACATGCAGCAGCGCGCCCAGGTCGATGCAAAACGTATTTTCGTGGATGGCATGTCTAACGGCGGCATGATGAGCTATCGTTTGGCTTGTGAGTTATCTGGCACAGTCAGTGCCATCGCCGCGGTGGCGGGCACTGACAATACGCAGCGTTGCCAACCGGCCAAGCCGGTGGCGGTATTACATATCCACGCAAAAGATGATGACCATGTGCCATTCGAGGGTGGTAAAGGCCAGCAATCCATGGCAGATATGAGTTTTAATTCCGTGCCTGCCACTATCCAAAAGTGGGTGGAAATCAATCAGGCCAACCCACAGGCGGAACGCATTCTGGAGGTGCCGGGTGCTTACTGCGAAATTCACCGTGGCGGCCTGGCTCCTGTGCAACTATGTGTCACAGAAACCGGCGGCCATTCCTGGCCTGGCGGCAGCAAGCCTCGCGGGGGCCAGGCCCGTTCCAGCG